TGAACAATGCTGATAATAAAGATGCTAATCAGCAAGAACAAGACGAAGCTTTATTACAACAAATACGTACTATTCCAGATGATCCCTCTGAATTACTACGCAGAAAATTCTATTATGAACAACGCTATAATAAAGGTGGTTATTAATGATGATTAAGCGCCTATTTGCAATATTGTTACTATTGTTATTTGTTAGCCCTTTTACATTGGCGGCCAATGTAAAAGCCTCTATTGATAAAACTGAAATTGTACTTAATGAAACGATTAATTTAACCATTACCTCTGATGGCTCAGACGCCCCTGATTTAGAGCCACTTAAAAATTTATTTGATATCCTAGGTATTCAAGAAAGTCGTGAAGTAGTTTATGTAAATGGTCAAACTACATCATTTAGACGTTGGACTATTAATTTGAAGCCTACCACGCAAGCTAAAGGTATTGTTATTCCACCTATCAATCTTGGGCAAGATAAAACTGATCCCATCACTATTAAGCTAATTGACCAACCAACTAATGTAGTTGCAAATGGTCATGATATTCTTAAAGTAGAAACAACCCTTAATAAAGATGCTGCGTACGTTCAAGAACAACTGGTGCTTACTTTACGTATTTATGCAGCTGATGGTCAGGTCTATAGACTGAACAACTTAATTCCTCCTGCTTTAGATGTAAATATTAAACAATTAAATAATACACAGCATGAAGAACAAATTAATGGTATCCACTATTCTATTATTGAAAGAAGCTATGCAATTTCTCCACAAAAAAGTGGCCAACTAAAAATACCTTCTTTTGCTTTAACGGCCTTAGTCAAAGAAGATGGACGTACTCAAAATAAAACAGTTACTTCCAACGAATTAACAATAAAAATAAAACCTAAACCAACTAATTATCCTAAGAATGCACCTTGGCTACCAGCCAAAAATATTACCTTAACAGAACACTGGGATAAAATGCCTAATAATGTTCTACAGGGAGATACATTAATACGGACACTTAGTATTACTGCCGAAGGTCTTACTAGTGATCAATTGGGTGCATTGCCTACCACATCAATAGCAGGATTAAGAAACTATCCAGAACAACCAAAACTTGCAGATGATTGGCAACAAGATTTACCTATAGGTACTCGTGAAGAGAAAGATTTAATCATTCCCATCCAAGCGGGGGAAATTACTCTTCCAGAAATTAAAGTAGCTTGGTGGAATACAGAAACAGATAAATTAGAATATGCCACTATTGCTGAGCGAAAAATACAAGTAGCTAGTAATCCTGCTTTTAACAGTACAACAACTACAGCCAATAACGATACTCAACTAACTACTGTTATAAAAAAAGTAACATCCTCTAATTTATGGATATGGCAACTATTAACAGGTATCTTTGCTATAACAACAATAATTGGTTTTGCATTGTGGATTTACGCTCGTAAACAGCCTGCTATCATTAAACCAGATACTCCTGTTATCAATCCTAAAACATTATTAGATGATATAAAAAGGGCTTGCCAAGAACATGACCCACAAGCTACACGCATTGCTTTAGATAACTGGGTTAAACAACAACCTGAAAATTTAACTGAACTTGTTGCTCGCTATGCACCTTTAGCCGAGGCGGTAGAAGATCTTAACAAAGCACTTTATAGTGAAACCAGTTACACATGGCAAGGTGATAATTTATGGCAAGCTGTTCAAAACCTTCCCCCTAAAGAAGAAGTTGCAACAGTAAATAATACTATTATTCCACCCCTATATCCCAAATAAGCGTTTTTCTTAAATCCCAGCAACAGCTGGGATTTTCATAAGTAAATAGGTAATAAATACCTAACATGCTACAATCAATGAATAATAGAAAAGTTATTCTTAGCCATTCATATTCACAACACATGATAACTATCTAACCCTATCCTTATGAAACCAGATAAACAGCTATTAGATAACCAACCTCGAACTTTTAATTGGTATTTGCTAAGCCTTTATAGCAAAATAGCTAGTTTATTTTCTATTAAGAGCAAATCCATGCTAATTGCAGATCAACAAGATGAACACGGCATTATCCGTATTTTTGAAATGGGTGATTATCGTTTCCTTGAGTTTGGTTTACAAATTGAGCAAAGCTGTGTATTTATGCCTGATCCTAGCTGGCTAGAATATGACTATACACGTGCAATGCTAATGGGAGCATTAATACATCCACAACCTAAATCAGCACTATTTCTAGGTTTAGGTGCTGGTAGCCTCACTACAGCTTGTTTAAAATATTTACCTTTACAGCAAGCAACTGCTATTGAATTACGTGCTACAGTGGTCGAACTTGCTAAACAACATCTAGCATTACCAGAAGATAACAGGTTAATTATTGAAATTGGTGATGCCTTAAAACTACTACCTGAACAACCACCTGTAGATTTAATTTTCCTTGATCTTTATACTGACAATGGTCCATCTACAGGCCATTCGGCTTGGGATTTTCTTGGCCTTTGCCAACAAAAACTCAACCCAAACGGCTGGTTAATTATTAACCAATGGGCACTCCACAGTGGTTCACCAAAAGATGAGGCCATTTTAAAAGTGCGTTTCAAAAAATATTATTGGGAATGTTTAGTAGAATCAGGCAATGTGGTATTGTTCGTTCCACAAAATAAACAACAATTATTTGATTTAGAAGCTCTCCAACAAAAAATCACTGCTTTAAAACCCAAACTAGGTTATTCATTACAACCATTGTTTGATAATATCAAATTGACTGGCCAGTAATCCCCTTTAGTTATTACTTGGTGATTTTCTTTTCAAAAAGTTGGATAATAGAATAGCCCTTTTATATACAGCTAGAGAAATTAATTAATATGGATATACTTCGCTTAACAATAGCTTTTTTTATAGCTTCCGCACTGTTAGTAGGCTGTGGTGATAAATCATCAACAACAGAAACAACCTCTAAAACTACTATTGAAAAAACTACTCCCATAGCAACCTTACTTCCCTCTCCTAAGCAAGGAGATCAAAAAGAATACTGGATTCAAAGCTATAGTATTGTTGCGAAAGATAAAATTGATTGGTCAAATAAAAACCGTGTAGGCACACAACTATTAGTTAATTACCAAGTTAAACAAATCGATAAAGATACTATCAATCTTGATGTGAACAGCAAGCACACCGAGCTACAAGTAAGAGGACGTGCTGCTTATCCTCACCCCTTATTACAAAGTATATTAGCTAATGGCATGCATTATCAGTTAAATACTTTAGGAGATAAACCTCTAACTATTTCTCAAAATGATACCGATACCCAACAACAAATTCAAAATTCTACTGATTTAAACAGTGAATATCATTACTTACAATTTGTGATTGCAGCACCTTTTATACCAACAGCTATTCCATTAGAAAAAGAACAACAAGTTACACTCAATAACTTTATGGACATGGATAAGGTAAATATAAAAGTTGAAAATATTACACAGGATGAGATAAATCTCATCTTACAAGGAGATGATCAATATCGCCATATATATGGCAAAGCTGTTATAGATAAAGCCAGTGGTTGGATTAAGAAAATGGCACTTGTTAAAGAAGCACCTATTACAGCTAGAACTAACTATAAAATGCGTACCATATTACTCATGGGTCCAAAAGACTGGTCAAGTAATAACAAACGCCAATTAATAACAGAAATGCATATCGAAGAAACCAAACAATATTTGCAACCTTTTCCAATCTTTGGATTTGATAAAGAAAATTGGCAAAAAACACAACAACAAGAATTAGCTGTAACATCAACAGAAGGTAAATTATTTAACCTCAATGCTCCTGATGGTGCTACACAACTTATGTTGGTATATAAAAATAATACAGGGAGCAGTGCTAATTCAATAGGTACATATCAAGTTGCAGATCTTCAAGCCGCTGATGACCAAAGACTAGAACTACTTCCTACAGCTAATTTAGAGTTTAATATTCCACCTAAAACTAAAGAAATAAACGTTGCTACTTACAAACCTATATTCTACAAACCTGAAGTAGCACCTATTAAATTAGACTCAATAAAAATAGCCTCTGCGAAAGTTAGCTTTACGCCCTATCAACTAGAAACATTAGTATTACCTATTGATAAAGATGCTCGTAATATACGCAGTCAAAATAATGATTTTTCAATAGATATTACACCCACTGACCAATCTAATATCTATATTTTACATTGGCAGGCCAAAGATAATATTAGCTTTGGTGCTGGCCTAATTAATGGTGCTGAAAATGCATTAGTACAATATATTCTACCTGATACAGAAGCATGGCTTACACCTATAGAATCTCGTATTATCAATAGCTTAAGCAACGGTTATGAAAACAGAATTAAAATTGCTTTTACCAACGATGTCCCTGTAGGCTTAGAAATATATCTACTAAAACAAACTGATAAAGCAGCTTATACGAATGCTGTTATTTTTAAACGCAACTAATTAGTAATAAAAATCCCCTAATTATATATTAGGGGATTTTTTTTATAATCGAATAAATTAAAAAAGAAACTTATTCCAACTTAGGCAATTTATTAGCAATTACATCAATAATAATTTTAGCTTGATGGATAACCCTAGAAAGCATAGCTTCACGGGAAGCAACAACACAAAAAATCATAGGATATGATTTATATTGAATATCCATAATCACCAAAAAACCATTATCATTTTCTATAGTAACACTACGATATTGAGTTCCCATATCAGTTTCTAACATCGCCATATTACCAATAGCCGATAACGTACTAGAGACCGCGGATAATTTAGCGATATCGGAAGATTCTGCGCACTCAGCAGCAATCTCAAAACCATCCACAGTTGATATCAATGCAGCCTTTATTCCTGAGATATTTGCCACTAATCGATTTAATAATCTACCAGAAACATTTCGTACTAATGACGAAATATTTCCGTCTATACTCATCATATAATTGATCTCTTATTCCCGATTTTCTAACTGGGTCAATAGGATATCCAATATCTTTAATACTTCTTCTTTTTGGCGTACATCAGCCGCAATAATAGGACAAATAATTTTGTATTCAGCAATCACATCATCAAAATCATCTAATGAGGGTGATTTACTTTCATCAAACTTACAGACACAAACAACACTGCCAGTTTTATCAATTAACTCAGCAAAATTATCCAAATAAATCTTTAAATCAGAAATAGGGTCTGGCCTTGTATGATCTACCAGAATAATGACTCCCATTGCCCCTTGCCCCAGAACTTTCCACATAAATGAAAAGCGTTCTTGACCAGGTGTACCGTATAAGCGCAACCGTTCATTTTCACTGATTGTAATTTGTCCATAATCAAATGCTACTGTCGTTGACTCCTTCCCAACAGAACTATCATTATTTTTTACATCTGTTGAAATAGTAGGGATTTCACTGATAGCTGAAATTAATGTGGTTTTTCCTGCACCAACTGTCCCAGTAACAATAAATTTATATTCAATCATAAAAAAATTATTTCCTTAGTAACCCAAGGGCTGCACGTATCCTATATAATATTCCTTTTCTTTGTGAAACTTCTTCCTTCGGTGGTTCTTCTTTAACAACTGGCTCATCAAGCTTTTCTTCAATGAGGTCAACGTATTCAGCTACTTTTGATTCAACTACCGCATCCATAAAACGCTGACAAACTGCTAAAGGTAAATCTGACTGCTTTGCCATATCTTCTACGGACATAGGCACATTAATAACCATAGAGGCTAGAATTGCATTACCTGGGTGACGTTGAATAACCTCTGATTTAGGCCAACGTAACAATTTAATGCGTTTAGAAAACTCATTAACCTCTTCTACTTCTATGCTCTCAACTACCACAGGTTTAACAGGCTCTTCTGTTACTGCTAATTGTTCAATTGTTGGTGGCACTACTTCAGTTAAAGTAGGAGTTTCTACAGTAACTTTTTCTTGTAAAGTTGGTATAACTGGAGATATAGGAGTAATAGGTACCAACTCAGGAGAGGCTACTTCAGTTAAAGTTGGTGTTAAGTTATCTATTGGTTCCAATTTTGCTGTTAAAACAGAGGGTTTTACATAAGAAATTGGCTTATCCAATGACTCTTCTGTTGTTTGAGGAGAAGGCTGTAGTACCATTTTAGGAGGAACATAATCAACTGTTTCTTTAGTAAGAACTGACTGACTTTCAATGACAGTTTCATTTACACCACTATCTTTAAGTATGTTATATTCATTTAAAACGCTAATGGCATCTACTGTACTAGATAAAGAGGTTTGATTACTAGGCGTAGCTTCCGTAGCTGCTGGTTTATCAGGGACATCTTCAGTTACTGTTTCTTGTGATATTACTTCAGCTGCATCAGTTTTTGGCCAAAAATCAATAGCACCTCTTGGAGAAGATACAGTATCTTCATTCTCTTGTTTGTTAGCAACTTGATTAGCAGCTATATAACCTAGTGAAAAAGGTTTACTAATAATATTCTTTTCGATATGAGAAAGCTTATCTACCAAATGCAATGCTTTTATGGGTAAAGCTATAGGCACAACTGCTCGGGCATTTTTAGGATAGAAAATATCACCTAAAATGCAGACAATATGTTGTTCCTTAATAGCAGAAAAAGGATCTTCTCCTGCACTAAGCAAAGCTTTTGCATCACTACCCACTACTACTACAATCGTATCACTACTGTCCTTGTGTGCCCATTTATAATCATCTTTTGAGTTATATAGCGATATAATGGACTGAACTAAAATTTCTTCACGACGATTCAAATGAATAGTAGAATAATAAATGAAACGGTTATCACTACCCATATTAACTACATTATCCCGTTGTTGTTTTATCCATTCATACTAAGTAAGTTATATACAAACTAACTACATTATATAGAACTAGCATTATATAAGAAATATGGCAAGATGTAGCGATAAAGATCAACTATTCTTCATAATATTTTTTATTTATTAATTATTAAGTTATAACGATTACTTTGAGTCTTTTTTACCTTGTTCAAATGTTATTTTTCTAATAATTTGTCCATCTTTACTTTTTTCTACCCAAACCCCTTGCCGTTTATCATTTAAATAACTACCTGTTTGTATTTCATTACCAGTTATAGACCATTCTGTCCAACTTCCCTCTTTTGCTCCACTCACTATATTACCCCGAGCCTTTTTCATTCCATTTTTATACCAAAAACTCCAAACCCCTGTGGCCTTACCCTCTACTACTTTACCTTCTGCCTGCTTTTGGTCATTATCATACCAATATGTCCATTGTCCTTGCTTTTGATTATTAGACATTAATCCTAAGGTTTTTCTATGACCATTATCATACCAAGATGACCATTGCCCATCAGCTATACCCTTTTTAAAAGCAACTTTTGATTTTAACTGACCATTGTCATACCAAC
This portion of the Entomomonas sp. E2T0 genome encodes:
- a CDS encoding BatD family protein gives rise to the protein MMIKRLFAILLLLLFVSPFTLAANVKASIDKTEIVLNETINLTITSDGSDAPDLEPLKNLFDILGIQESREVVYVNGQTTSFRRWTINLKPTTQAKGIVIPPINLGQDKTDPITIKLIDQPTNVVANGHDILKVETTLNKDAAYVQEQLVLTLRIYAADGQVYRLNNLIPPALDVNIKQLNNTQHEEQINGIHYSIIERSYAISPQKSGQLKIPSFALTALVKEDGRTQNKTVTSNELTIKIKPKPTNYPKNAPWLPAKNITLTEHWDKMPNNVLQGDTLIRTLSITAEGLTSDQLGALPTTSIAGLRNYPEQPKLADDWQQDLPIGTREEKDLIIPIQAGEITLPEIKVAWWNTETDKLEYATIAERKIQVASNPAFNSTTTTANNDTQLTTVIKKVTSSNLWIWQLLTGIFAITTIIGFALWIYARKQPAIIKPDTPVINPKTLLDDIKRACQEHDPQATRIALDNWVKQQPENLTELVARYAPLAEAVEDLNKALYSETSYTWQGDNLWQAVQNLPPKEEVATVNNTIIPPLYPK
- a CDS encoding spermidine synthase, encoding MLIADQQDEHGIIRIFEMGDYRFLEFGLQIEQSCVFMPDPSWLEYDYTRAMLMGALIHPQPKSALFLGLGAGSLTTACLKYLPLQQATAIELRATVVELAKQHLALPEDNRLIIEIGDALKLLPEQPPVDLIFLDLYTDNGPSTGHSAWDFLGLCQQKLNPNGWLIINQWALHSGSPKDEAILKVRFKKYYWECLVESGNVVLFVPQNKQQLFDLEALQQKITALKPKLGYSLQPLFDNIKLTGQ
- a CDS encoding roadblock/LC7 domain-containing protein, giving the protein MMSIDGNISSLVRNVSGRLLNRLVANISGIKAALISTVDGFEIAAECAESSDIAKLSAVSSTLSAIGNMAMLETDMGTQYRSVTIENDNGFLVIMDIQYKSYPMIFCVVASREAMLSRVIHQAKIIIDVIANKLPKLE
- a CDS encoding GTP-binding protein — translated: MIEYKFIVTGTVGAGKTTLISAISEIPTISTDVKNNDSSVGKESTTVAFDYGQITISENERLRLYGTPGQERFSFMWKVLGQGAMGVIILVDHTRPDPISDLKIYLDNFAELIDKTGSVVCVCKFDESKSPSLDDFDDVIAEYKIICPIIAADVRQKEEVLKILDILLTQLENRE